The genomic interval ATGGGTTAATGATGCACCTATAAGTCTGGTAATTATTGGGAATTATCAGAAAATGAGGGATAAATATCCTGATGAAAGAATCAGCACCAGGTTCGTGGATATGGAAGCGGGGCATATAGGAGAAAATATATATCTGGAAGTGGAATCCCTGGGTCTGGGAACAGTAGCCATTGGTTCATTCTATGATGATCAAATGATAAACCTTCTAAAATTACCCTCCCATGAAACACCTCTTTATATATATCCAGTGGGGTTCCCGGCAGCATAGGATGAATTTTTTAAGGTTTAATATAATAATCAAAATATTATAATCAAATAGATAAAGGAGTCAGCATCAAATACTTATTGAAAATATGTTAATTCAATCAAATGAAGAATTTTAAGGCAGGATAAGCTTATCTAAAACAAGGGTGGATCATGGAATTCAAAATTGAGACTCTTGCCTGGGATACAGGGGGTGACATTACCCTGAATGAAGATTTAATGAGTGAAATATCTCTAAATGATCTGGGGAATCATTTAGTTGATGTTGCTTTAAAGGGAACACCCCTCTTGAAGCTGGGAAAAGGAAGTCCCCGCATTCTCTTATGTGCAGGGATCCATGGAAACGAACTTCCTCCGCAAGTGGCAATTTTCAGACTTTTAATCAGGCTTGAGAATAAGAAAATCAAGGGGACAATTTACATTATACCCATTGCTATTCCTCATGCCACTATGAAAAATTCACGCAGATTCAAGGGATGGGATATGAATCGTAAAACATTTAAGGAAGGATATATCTCCAATACCATCCTCGAAACAGCTAAAGCTGAGAAGATTGAGGCTGCAGCTGACTTCCACTCCACTCAACCTCAAAGTAATCCTGGTGTAGAAAGTGTTTTTTGCTCGAAAAAGCCATGCTATGAGAGTTTTGAAATAGCCTCCCACATAACCAGTGAAACATCTTCTAAGGTCATTTCACAGGAAAAAGCAGGCACTTTATATGGTGGAGCCCTGGAAGATGAGCTTAATATCAATGGAATTCCTGCAGTCACCTGCGAAGTTGTATCCAGAAATGGTATGATTGATTCAGGTAGTGTAGAGAGATCATTACTCCAGATGGAATCTTTTTTGAATTATTTCAACATCATTTAAATCATTAAATACAGTTGAAGACTTTTTAATTTTCCTTGCCAATCTCGTTAATAGAGATAAATTTTCCATTAGATAATTTATATAATCCTAGAATTCCCATTTACCAGTAAATAATGATTATTACCGAGAGTAATCATTACAAAGAATTACAAAGACATATCAATCATGGCATTGTCAATGAGTATATCTTCAGTGATTTAATGAAATATTAACAGTATATGTAATTGAGCATATTTAGTAGGAGATAAAATGCCTTCTTATAAAAAACATATTCTATTTTCAATTATAATGGTTTTACCATTTTTTCCTGAGGTTTATTACCTTGCACTGGCTGTTATTGGTGCTTCAGTAGTGGATCTGGATACCAGCTTCCGTTACCGCAATCTCTTAATCATGGCTTTATCTGGAGGGGTCCTGGCATTTTTATTAGAATTATTTAATATTACTCCATTTCCGGGAATTTTATTAATTA from Methanobacteriaceae archaeon carries:
- a CDS encoding succinylglutamate desuccinylase/aspartoacylase family protein, with amino-acid sequence MEFKIETLAWDTGGDITLNEDLMSEISLNDLGNHLVDVALKGTPLLKLGKGSPRILLCAGIHGNELPPQVAIFRLLIRLENKKIKGTIYIIPIAIPHATMKNSRRFKGWDMNRKTFKEGYISNTILETAKAEKIEAAADFHSTQPQSNPGVESVFCSKKPCYESFEIASHITSETSSKVISQEKAGTLYGGALEDELNINGIPAVTCEVVSRNGMIDSGSVERSLLQMESFLNYFNII